The nucleotide sequence TACTATTTTCGCGGGTTTATTAGCGCATTATCATTTATCAACATAAACCGCTCGCGCTAGCGCCCATACTTCTACATGCTGCGCGCCAGCGCGTTTTAACACGCGGGCTAACTCATTGGCAGTTGATCCTGATGTCATAACATCGTCAACGATCGCCACTCGTTTAGGTATCACACCCTTTATTTTAAAAGCGCCACGCACATTGCTGCGACGTTGTTTAGCGGATAAATCTTTCTGTTCAGTCGTCGCTTTAATGCGCTGACAACTTGCGCGCAATACCGGCAAGCGCCAATGTTTGGCTAAATCATAAGCGATTAATGCGGCTTGATTAAAACCGCGTGGTCGTTCGCGGCTGTGGTGCAAGGGCACCGGAATTAATGCGTCTATGTTTTGGTACGAAATACTCGTACATTGCTGCAACCATAATTCACTTAGAGCCCGACCCATCGCGAGCTGCTTGTCATATTTAAAACGATGAATTGCACTACGCACGGGTTCTTCATAAATCCACGCCGCGTGCGCGCTATCAAATATGGGATGCTTTTTTTGGCAAGCGCCGCATAACACACCCGACGCAAATGGCCCGTTTAAAGGTAAAGCACAAGCAGTGCACGCATTTTGCAGCAGCGGTAAATCTTGCGCGCAAGCGGCGCAACAATCGCGCGCGGTATCGCTGGTTTGGCCACAAAATACGCAATGGCCCGGCCAGTAGCAGTGAGTTTTAAGGCGCTTGATCCACGCCGTGATGATTGTTCGCCCGTCCATGCACCTAATTCCTTATAGGATTATTTTAATTATTCGACCGTCAACCTATTTGCCGACTTCCTGTTTACGGCCAATTGCTGCAGAATGGCCACTGTTGCAAAACCCCTTGATGCGGTCAACGCAAAAACTAATTTAATTTATTCTCATTTCTTGAGGCGCACGTCATGACCCAAACTACGCATTCATCTATTGCCATTCGCCACAATTGGCAATTAAAAGAAGTACAAGCGCTATTTGCGCTGCCGTTTAATGAATTGTTATTTAAAGCGCAGACGATTCATCGCGAAAATTTTAATCCGAACGCCGTCCAAATGAGCACCTTGCTGAGCATTAAAACCGGCGCTTGTCCGGAAGATTGCGGTTATTGCCCACAAAGCGCGCATCACGATACTGAAATAGAAAAAGAACGTTTATTGCCGTTAGATGAAGTCATCAGCGCGGCGCGTGCGGCTAAAGATAAAGGCGCTTCACGTTTTTGTATGGGTGCTGCTTGGCGCAATCCCACGGATAAGAATTTAGATAAAGTCATCGACATGATTACCGCTGTGCGTAGCGAAGGTTTGGAAACCTGTGTAACGTTAGGCATGTTGTCAGGCGCGCAAGCGCAGCGTTTAAAAGATTCTGGTTTAGATTATTACAATCACAATTTAGATACGTCGCCGGAATTTTATGGTCAAGTGATTACGACCCGCACTTATCAAGATCGTTTAGATACTTTGTCGCATGTGCGCGATGCGGGTATTAATGTGTGTTGCGGCGGCATTGTAGGTATGGGCGAAAAACCCGCAGATCGTGCAGGTTTGTTAATGCAATTAGCTAATCTGCCACAACATCCAGAATCGGTGCCGATTAATTTATTAGTGCAAGTAAAAGGTACACCACTGCATGGTGTTGATGCCTTAGATCCTATCGATTTTGTTAAAACAATCGCGGTGGCTAGAATTTTAATGCCCGCATCGTATGTGCGTTTATCCGCAGGTCGCACTGACATGGACGATAGCACGCAAGCGTTATGTTTTTTCGCCGGTGCAAATTCTGTGTTCTACGGTGAAAAATTATTGACCACTGAAAATCCTGATATGGATCATGATCAGCGTTTATTCGCTAAATTAGGTTTAACGAAACTTGATCCGCTAGTGAATAAACAAACGTCACGCGAAGATCCACACTGCGCTAGCATTCGTCTCAGCGCGTAAATCATGCCAGACTTTGATCGCTTAGCGCGTGCGTTAGAACAACGACGCGCTGAACATCTTTATCGCACTTGTCGCATTACGGAATCTCCGCAAGCACCTGAAATGATTATCGACGGCAAAGCTGTTATCAGCTTTTGCAGCAATGATTATTTGGGTCTCGCTAATCATCCAAAAATTATCGAAGCATTTACGCAAGGCGCGCAACGTTGGGGCGTGGGCAGCGGCGCGGCGCATTTAATCAACGGCCATAGCGGCGCACATGCCGAACTTGAAATAGCCTTGGCTGAATTTACTGGCTGCGAACGTGCGCTCTTATTCTCTACTGGTTATATGGCAAATTTGGGCGTTGCTTCCGCTTTTATCGGTCGACACGATCGCGTTTTCCAAGATCGTTGGAATCATGCTTCGTTAATTGATGCCGGCGTAATGAGCCGCGCCAAAGTACAACGTTATGCGCATACCGATACAGATGCGCTAGCCGCTTTATTAAATGCTGAATTAAATACTGATACCCAAAAACAAAATTGGGTATTAACGGATGCCGTGTTTTCGATGGATGGCGATCTTGCGCCACTGCCCGCACTCGCGCAATTATGCGCAAAACCTCATTCATGGTTAGTCGTAGATGATGCGCATGGTTTTGGCGTATTAGGCCCACAAGGTCGCGGCAGTTGTGCTTTATTTAATTTAGATCAACAACAAATACCAATTGTGATGGGTACTTTAGGCAAAGCTTTTGGCACCGCAGGCGCTTTTGTTGCGGGTCGCCGCGAAATCATCGAAACCTTGATTCAACAAGCACACACCTATGTTTATACCACCGCGATGCCAGCAGCTTTAGCCTGCGCGAGTTTGGCGAGTCTTGAGTTAGTCCGTGAAGAACAATGGCGGCGCGAGCGATTGCAGCAATTAATCCAATTGTTTCATAGGTTAATAGATCAAGCAGGTTTGCCGCGTTTAGCGAGCAATACACCTATCCAACCGATTTTAGTCGGCGACAGCGCACGGGCTTTGCGTTTAAGTCAGGCTTTATTTGAGCAAAATATATTAGTGACCGCGATTCGGCCGCCGACTGTACCTGTTGGGACTGCGCGTTTGCGAATTACCTTATCGGCGGCGCACACGGATGCGCAGTTATTACGCTTATGCGAAACCCTGGCTTCCGTTTGGCAAGAATGTCCGCTATAAAGTCGTATTGCTTTACTCACCGATCGAGAACTTAATCATGCGCTATCGTTTATTAAGCTATGTTTTGCTAACCACTGCTTTGTTCGCTAACCCTTGTCTGGCATTAGGCAAATGGGGTTATTACGTAGGTTTGTCTCATGGTGGCGATTCAATCAGTGATGCTTACAATCAAAATGCGATTGGTAATGCGGATAGCACAAAATTAAATAAACTCACTGATAGTTTACAAGCTGGTGGCTTGGCGCATGTTGCGCTAGGTTATCAAATGGACATCACTTCGAGTGGCTCATGGATAGGTCGTGCTACCGTGGGTTGGAAATTTGATAGTCGCGCTTCAGGCACAGATAACATTAGTTTTGATCGTTATCCGGTTGAACTTGCGGTGTACCACGAAGCGATTCCCGAACATTTTTTTGGCTTCGGTATCATCAGAGAACATTCGCCTTATATTGATATCAGTCTAAGCAGCGGCTCTAATCTTGATGTGGATTTAAACACCGCCACCGGTTTTGCGTTGCTTTACGGCTGGCAGGTATATGGAAAAACCGAATTAGGCGCACGTTACACCAATATTTCGTATGAAGGCGGCGGTCTTAATGGTTCTTTAGACGGCAGTAGCATCGGGATGTATGTGACCCAATATTTTGATCGCTAGATATTACAACCAACCACGGCTCGCAAAGGAACAACTGTCCGTATCGCCCACCACTAAATGATCTAACACGCGAATATCTAATAACGCTAAAGCCGATTTAATGCGTTCAGTTAAACGTTTATCTGCATCACTCGGTTCTGCAATGCCTGACGGATGATTATGCGCAAGAATCAACGCAGCCGCATTTAATGCTAACGCTCGACGCGCAATTTCTCGCGGATACACACTCGCACTATCGAGTGTCCCACGAAATAATTCTTCAAACCCTAATACCCGATGTTTGTTATCTAGAAACAAACAAGCAAATACTTCATAAGGGTAATCTCGTAACCGCGCGCGAATATAAATTTCAGCGGCGTCTGGCGAAGTCAGCGCGTCACTGCGTTGCAAATTTGCCAATAAATGACGTTTAACAATTTCTAAGGCTGCTTGTAACTGTGCATATTTTGCTTCGCCAATCCCAGGCAACGCCAATACTTGCGCGGCATCTGCGCTTAATAAACTTCGCAAATCACCAAAGTGTTGAATTAGAGTTCTTGCTAAAGCAACCGCGCTTTGACCTTTGATGCCTGTGCGTAAAAAAATTGCCAGTAATTCCGCATCCGATAATGCGGCAGCGCCTTTAGTTAATAATTTTTCACGCGGTCTTTCCGCTAACGGCCAATCCTTGATCGTCATAATAATATCCCTGTGTTGATGCGTTCATTTTGTGTTACAGCCCAAACGTTAATCTACCAGAACGCTAATCTATTTTAGATAAGCATTACCTCAATGGCAATGCATTGTCTTGAATGCTTAATCTTCCATTCCTAATTCTTTTAATTTGCGCGTTAAGGTGTTACGACCCCAGCCTAATAATTTTGCTGCGTCTTGTTTACGTCCGCCGGTTTTGCGCAAAGCAACGTTAATTAAACAACGCTCAAATGAAGGCAGCGCTTCAGATAATAAATCGTGTGCGCCAGCTTGTAATTGTTCGGTCGCCCAATCATCTAAAATATGTTCCCATTGAATAGCTTGCTTATCCGCATTTTTTGCATTGGTTTTTTCTAATAATTCTGGTGGCAATTCGCCCATTTGAATCACGCGACCACTTGCCATCACGGTTAACCAACGACTTAAGTTTTCTAACTGCCGAACATTACCAGGCCATTCTTGAGTTTTTAGCCACGCTTCAACATCAGGTGATAATGCTTTTACATCCACCGATAACTCAAGCGCCGCTTGTTTTAAAAAATGACGCATTAATAAAGGCACATCTTGGCGGCGTTCACGCAATGCAGGAATATGCACACGTATTACATTTAGACGATGAAACAAGTCTTCACGAAAACGTCCATCCGCAACTAACTTTTCTAAATCTTGATGAGTTGCTGCAATAATGCGCACATTCACGCGCACCGGCGCATGACCGCCGACGCGATAAAATTCACCATCCGATAAAACCCGCAACAAGCGCGTTTGTAATTCCGCTGGCATGTCGCCAATTTCGTCTAAAAATAAAGTGCCTTCATTCGCTTGTTCAAACCGACCTTGACGTTGCGCTTGTGCGCCGGTGAATGCGCCGCGCTCATGACCAAATAATTCAGACTCTAATAAATCTTTTGGAATAGCGGCCATATTTAAAGCAATAAACGGTTTGCTCGCGCGTGGACTATGACGATGCAATGCGCGCGCAACTAATTCTTTACCCGTGCCAGATTCACCGTTGATTAACACCGTAATATTAGATTGCGATAAACGACCAATCGCACGAAACACTTCTTGCATCGCCGGTGCTTCGCCAATAATTTCAGGGGCTTTATCGTCACTGTGTTCAGTCGTATGTATGGCTTGTTGACGAAACTCACATGCTCTGCGCGTTAAAGCAACTGCGTCATTAACATCAAACGGTTTTGGCAAATATTCAAATGCGCCACCTTCGTACGCCGATACTGCGCTGTCTAAATCTGAATGCGCAGTAGTAATAATGATAGGAATTTCAGGATAGTCTTTACGAAAGCGCTGCATAAAACCTAAGCCATCTAAACCCGGCATACGAATATCCGTAATCACAACATCAGGTCGTTGATCTTTTAACGCTAACAAAGCTTCGTCGGCACTTTCAAACGTTGAAACATGTAAATTGGCTTGTTGCAAAGCACGTTGTAGTACCCAACGAATGGATTGATCGTCATCAATCACCCAAATATTATCGTGCTTCAACATGTTGTGTTTCCGTTATGTGATCTTGCGTGCGATTAATGGGAATAAAAAATGTAAATTGGGTGCGACCGGGTTCGCTTTGACATTCGATTAAACCATCGTGTAATTGCAATAATGATTGCGCAATAGTTAAACCTAAACCGGTGCCTTCTGAACGACCCGTTACCATCGGATAAAAAATCTGTGCAGCTAATTCCGTCGGAATACCAGAGCCGTTATCAATGATGTCGAGACGCAACACTAAACGATGAATATTACGCCCTATCGTGAACGCTCTTAATGCACGCGTACGAAAAGTAATTACGCCGCTATCGCCCGTGGCTTGCCACGCATTGCGCACAATATTTAAAGTTGCTTGAATTAACTGACCACGATCAGCCCAAATTTCTGGAATGCTAGGATCGTAGTCTTGAATGAAACGCAGTTGTGCGCCCGCTTCAGCAATAATTAAACGCATCACGTGTTGCAACACTTCATGAATATTGACGGTGGTTTTATCTGGCCGCGTATTCGGCCCCAACATATTGCGCACTAATGCGCGCAAACGATCGGCTTCTTGAATAATAATTTGCGTGTATTCTTTTGCGTCTTCCGATAATTCACGTTCTAACAATTGTGCCGCACCACGCAAACCGCCTAATGGATTATTGATTTCATGCGCGAGTCCCCGCGCCATTTCATGAATCGTGGCATTTTGTGCGATGCGTTGTTCTTCGCGCGCAATCCGCAGGATGCGATCAATCGGATTTAATTCAATTAACACGCGTTGCGCTATCGCGCCTTCGTAAATCGGTGTAATCGAACAATCAACGGTGCATTCTTGGCCATTCGGTAATTGCAAAGTCAATTCTCGATAAGTGTAGTCATGACCGGACGCTAAACTCCGCTGCACACAACTGGCCAAATCTCCCGCCGCAATATTCAAATGGATCTGCGAAAACTCTAAATGCTGCGCCATCCGCAAACTGGTGCCCAACAAGGCTTCTGCCGCCGGATTCATATACATCACGGCTAACGCCCGGTCGGTTAGCACAACCGCCGTATTGAGGTGTTCGAGTATTCGCGCGTAATCATTGGGGTTCATAACGATTCTTTATTCTCCAAGCCGCGCTAATGCAAAATTCAAACCAATCACCACGCTAATTAATTTTCAGTTCAACAATAAAAAAATCTGCTTTTTCAGCGAGTTATCAAGCAAAACTACGGGTAGGGAAAAGCACGAACAGACATGCGCACTATTATAGTGCGCAACAAGACAAGGCATGCGCTGGTTTGAAGCTATTTACTCAAATAATAAGACTATTTTTTTTTAGCTTTGGCGATAACGGGTTTTTTATACAAAGGATGCGAGGGATTTAAAACGGTGGCCTGTTGTGCATGAACATTCACTGCCGGCGCTTCAATCAGCGTTTGGCCATTTTTATCAACGACTTTGGCGCTAATGCTATGGGTACCGCGTTCTACCTGGCCAACATTCGTGCTCGCCGTATTTTCAGCGACCACTTTACCGTCCATGAGTAATTGCAGTGTGTGGCCTTGTGAACTTTGTAAATCCGGCTGCAAGGAAGCGCTGATGGTTAGCGTATCGGTGTTAACTTTAATTATTTGATCTGCGGTGGGTACTAAAATTGTCAAACTGGTGTATTGAAATACGGGCTCGCGGCCATTGCCAAAATTCACCGCAGGCACATCCACTACCGGTCGTGAATTGATAATGGGCAAGGCCATTTCGGTGGCGTCTTCTTTAGGCGGCAAATCGGTATAGGTCACGTTGCCTTGTTTATCCAACACTTTATAAAGCTTTTTAACCGCAGGCGCGTCGGCAGCGGGCTCGGTGGAAGGTATGCCTTGGCTTACTGCGAACGAGGCCATTAAGCAGCTACTCAGTAAAACTGTCATTAAAATGCGCATAAAACCCTCACAGCTTAGAAGTGGCTTTATTGTAGCCCAAAAAAAACGCCCCTTTAAAGAAAGGGGCGTTTTTACTGACCGACGTACTGTTAAATTAAACGCTGTAATACAGTTCAAATTCAGCAGGATGGGTCGCCATACGTAAACGAGTAACTTCTTCCATTTTCAATTCGATGTAAGCATCAATCAAATCGTCGGTGAATACACCACCCATGGTGAGAAATTCACGATCGTTATCCAATGCATCCAACGCCATATCTAATGAATGACAAACTTTAGAGATCTTTTTGTCTTCTTCAGGCGGCAAGTCATACAAGTTTTTATCCATAGCATCGCCAGGGTGAATCTTGTTTTTAATGCCGTCCAAACCAGCCATCAACATTGCTGCGAAAGCTAAGTAAGGGTTCGCGCTGCAATCAGGGAAACGTACTTCGATACGACGACCTTTAGGATTGCTAACGTAAGGAATACGAATTGATGCAGAACGATTACGCGCTGAATAAGCCAACATAACAGGCGCTTCGTAGCCAGGAACCAGGCGCTTGTAAGAGTTGGTTGAGGCATTAGTAAACGCATTCAAGGCTTTAGCATGCTTCAGAATACCGCCAATGTAGAACAATGCGGTTTCAGACAAACCACCATATAAATCACCGGTGAAGAGGTTCTTGCCGCCCTTCGCTAATGATTGATGCACATGCATACCGCTGCCGTTATCACCCACTAAAGGCTTCGGCATGAAAGTCGCGGTTTTGCCATATTGGTGAGCAACGTTATGCACCACGTATTTATGGGTTTGTAACTCGTCAGCTTTCAAGGTCAAGGTGTTAAAGCGGGTACCAATTTCGCATTGGCCAGCTGTAGCTACTTCGTGATGATGCACTTCAACGACATGACCCATTTCTTCTAAGGTCGTGCACATAGCTGAACGTAAATCTTGTAAAGAGTCGATAGGTGGAACTGGGAAATAACCGCCTTTTACTACCGGACGATGGCCAGTATTGCCGCCTTCGAAGGTTCCTTTAGAAGACCATGCGGCTTCTTCAGAACCGATTTGGAAAAACGAACCTTCAATGCTATTGCCCCATTTGACGTCGTCAAATACGAAGAACTCGGCTTCTGGACCAAAAAACGCCGTATCAGCAATGCCGGTTGATTTCATATAGGTTTCAGCGCGTTTTGCTAATGAACGTGGATCACGCTCATAACCTTGCATAGTGGCAGGCTCAATAACGTCGCAACGCAAAATCAAGGTGGTTTCTTGGAAGAAAGGATCCAAAACAGCAGATTCAGGATCTGGCATCAAAATCATGTCGGATTCATTAATGCCTTTCCAACCAGCAATAGAAGAACCATCGAACATTTTGCCTTCTTCGAAGGTGCTCGCTTCTACCGTGCTAGCGGGTGCGGTTACGTGTTGTTCTTTACCCTTAGTATCGGTAAAGCGGAAATCGACGTATCGAACGTCTTTTTCTTTAATTAATTTTAAAACGTCATTAGCAGACATCTCATGCTCCAAAAACAGTTAATCGGGTCTGGGAAGCTCAAAAGGCTTTGGCTGCCGCTACAGCATAAAATGTGCCATGCGTCGCAGATAACAAAAGTCTTCAAAAACAAAGTGGTGGATGCGGGTTATCGTATAAATGCACTGCTTGAGAGCGCTTATAGCGGGTGCCAGCACTAATTTAGTGCGCCACTTGCTGTCTCTTTCATTCCCTATTAAGTACGGCCGTTGCCGACCGTTTACAGCGCGGGCATTCTGCCCGATGCGCGTCTTATTGAAAAGCTTTGCTTAGCTATTCAAGACTTACTGATTATTAGGGCGGCAGGCTATACTTGCGCGCCTTGTTATATGAGTGGTGTTACACGTGAGCTCGAGTCTAGAAAAAAGTATTCCAAAAAAATTCGATCCTAAATTTGATGTAACCACCTTCCAAGGCTTAATCCTAAGCTTGCAAGATTACTGGGCTCAGCACGGCTGCGCTATTTTGCAACCTTATGATATGGAAATGGGCGCAGGCACATTTCACCCCTCGACTTTTTTACGCGCGATTGGCCCCGAACCTTGGCGTGCTGCGTATGTACAACCTTCACGTCGTCCCACCGATGGCCGTTACGGCGAAAACCCCAATCGCTTACAACATTATTATCAGTTTCAAGTACTGCTCAAACCGTCGCCGGACAATATTCAAGAATTGTATTTAGATTCATTACGCATGTTAGGTTTTGATCTTCTGGTGCACGACATTCGCTTCGTCGAAGACAACTGGGAATCACCGACATTAGGCGCGTGGGGTTTGGGTTGGGAGGTTTGGCTAAATGGAATGGAAGTCACGCAATTTACTTATTTCCAACAAGTCGGTGGCTTAGATTGCAAACCTGTCAGCGGTGAAATCACTTACGGTTTAGAACGCTTAGCGATGTATTTGCAAAATGTGGAAAGTGTTTACGATTTAGTGTGGGCTCGCGGACCACAAGGCGTAGTAACGTATGGTCATGTGTATCATCAAAACGAAGTTGAACAATCGCGTTATAACTTTGAAGAAGCGGATACCGCTTGGTTATTCAGTGCGTTCGATCAACATGAAAAAGAATGTTTACGTTTGCTAGAAAAAGCCTTGCCATTGCCAGCGTATGAACAAATCTTAAAAGCGTCGCATACCTTTAATTTGCTGGATGCGCGGCATGCAATTTCAGTCACCGAACGCCAACGATTTATTTTGCGTGTGCGGACATTGGCGCGCGAAGTTGCGCAAGCGTATTACCAAGCGCGTGAAACATTAGGCTTTCCTATGTTGTCTGCTACTAAGGAAACTCACTAATGAGCGCAACAAAATTATCCAGCCTGCTCATCGAAATTGGCACCGAAGAATTACCACCTTTAGCATTGCCCGCTTTATCCAGCGCATTTGCAGAAGGAATTCAACGCGGCTTTAAAGATTTAGGTTTTAGTGAATTCAGCATAGAAACATTTGCCACGCCACGCCGTTTAGCCGTGTTGTTAAAAAATGTTCCGCTACAACAACCCGATCAAAAAATTGAACGTCGTGGACCACCAGCACAAGCCGCGTTTGATAAAGACGGCAAACCTACAAAAGCTGCCGAAGCATTTGCACAATCTTGCGGTGTTAGCATCGAAAAAATTCAACGCTTAAAAACCGATAAAGGCGAATACCTTTATTACGAAGCAACCCAAGCCGGCGCTGCAACCACTGAATGTGTCGCGGCGATTGTGCAAACATCACTCGAT is from Gammaproteobacteria bacterium and encodes:
- the bioF gene encoding 8-amino-7-oxononanoate synthase; the protein is MPDFDRLARALEQRRAEHLYRTCRITESPQAPEMIIDGKAVISFCSNDYLGLANHPKIIEAFTQGAQRWGVGSGAAHLINGHSGAHAELEIALAEFTGCERALLFSTGYMANLGVASAFIGRHDRVFQDRWNHASLIDAGVMSRAKVQRYAHTDTDALAALLNAELNTDTQKQNWVLTDAVFSMDGDLAPLPALAQLCAKPHSWLVVDDAHGFGVLGPQGRGSCALFNLDQQQIPIVMGTLGKAFGTAGAFVAGRREIIETLIQQAHTYVYTTAMPAALACASLASLELVREEQWRRERLQQLIQLFHRLIDQAGLPRLASNTPIQPILVGDSARALRLSQALFEQNILVTAIRPPTVPVGTARLRITLSAAHTDAQLLRLCETLASVWQECPL
- the glnA gene encoding glutamate--ammonia ligase; amino-acid sequence: MSANDVLKLIKEKDVRYVDFRFTDTKGKEQHVTAPASTVEASTFEEGKMFDGSSIAGWKGINESDMILMPDPESAVLDPFFQETTLILRCDVIEPATMQGYERDPRSLAKRAETYMKSTGIADTAFFGPEAEFFVFDDVKWGNSIEGSFFQIGSEEAAWSSKGTFEGGNTGHRPVVKGGYFPVPPIDSLQDLRSAMCTTLEEMGHVVEVHHHEVATAGQCEIGTRFNTLTLKADELQTHKYVVHNVAHQYGKTATFMPKPLVGDNGSGMHVHQSLAKGGKNLFTGDLYGGLSETALFYIGGILKHAKALNAFTNASTNSYKRLVPGYEAPVMLAYSARNRSASIRIPYVSNPKGRRIEVRFPDCSANPYLAFAAMLMAGLDGIKNKIHPGDAMDKNLYDLPPEEDKKISKVCHSLDMALDALDNDREFLTMGGVFTDDLIDAYIELKMEEVTRLRMATHPAEFELYYSV
- the ntrC gene encoding nitrogen regulation protein NR(I) codes for the protein MLKHDNIWVIDDDQSIRWVLQRALQQANLHVSTFESADEALLALKDQRPDVVITDIRMPGLDGLGFMQRFRKDYPEIPIIITTAHSDLDSAVSAYEGGAFEYLPKPFDVNDAVALTRRACEFRQQAIHTTEHSDDKAPEIIGEAPAMQEVFRAIGRLSQSNITVLINGESGTGKELVARALHRHSPRASKPFIALNMAAIPKDLLESELFGHERGAFTGAQAQRQGRFEQANEGTLFLDEIGDMPAELQTRLLRVLSDGEFYRVGGHAPVRVNVRIIAATHQDLEKLVADGRFREDLFHRLNVIRVHIPALRERRQDVPLLMRHFLKQAALELSVDVKALSPDVEAWLKTQEWPGNVRQLENLSRWLTVMASGRVIQMGELPPELLEKTNAKNADKQAIQWEHILDDWATEQLQAGAHDLLSEALPSFERCLINVALRKTGGRKQDAAKLLGWGRNTLTRKLKELGMED
- the bioB gene encoding biotin synthase BioB, with protein sequence MTQTTHSSIAIRHNWQLKEVQALFALPFNELLFKAQTIHRENFNPNAVQMSTLLSIKTGACPEDCGYCPQSAHHDTEIEKERLLPLDEVISAARAAKDKGASRFCMGAAWRNPTDKNLDKVIDMITAVRSEGLETCVTLGMLSGAQAQRLKDSGLDYYNHNLDTSPEFYGQVITTRTYQDRLDTLSHVRDAGINVCCGGIVGMGEKPADRAGLLMQLANLPQHPESVPINLLVQVKGTPLHGVDALDPIDFVKTIAVARILMPASYVRLSAGRTDMDDSTQALCFFAGANSVFYGEKLLTTENPDMDHDQRLFAKLGLTKLDPLVNKQTSREDPHCASIRLSA
- the radC gene encoding DNA repair protein RadC codes for the protein MTIKDWPLAERPREKLLTKGAAALSDAELLAIFLRTGIKGQSAVALARTLIQHFGDLRSLLSADAAQVLALPGIGEAKYAQLQAALEIVKRHLLANLQRSDALTSPDAAEIYIRARLRDYPYEVFACLFLDNKHRVLGFEELFRGTLDSASVYPREIARRALALNAAALILAHNHPSGIAEPSDADKRLTERIKSALALLDIRVLDHLVVGDTDSCSFASRGWL
- a CDS encoding PAS domain-containing protein produces the protein MNPNDYARILEHLNTAVVLTDRALAVMYMNPAAEALLGTSLRMAQHLEFSQIHLNIAAGDLASCVQRSLASGHDYTYRELTLQLPNGQECTVDCSITPIYEGAIAQRVLIELNPIDRILRIAREEQRIAQNATIHEMARGLAHEINNPLGGLRGAAQLLERELSEDAKEYTQIIIQEADRLRALVRNMLGPNTRPDKTTVNIHEVLQHVMRLIIAEAGAQLRFIQDYDPSIPEIWADRGQLIQATLNIVRNAWQATGDSGVITFRTRALRAFTIGRNIHRLVLRLDIIDNGSGIPTELAAQIFYPMVTGRSEGTGLGLTIAQSLLQLHDGLIECQSEPGRTQFTFFIPINRTQDHITETQHVEAR
- the glyQ gene encoding glycine--tRNA ligase subunit alpha, with amino-acid sequence MPKKFDPKFDVTTFQGLILSLQDYWAQHGCAILQPYDMEMGAGTFHPSTFLRAIGPEPWRAAYVQPSRRPTDGRYGENPNRLQHYYQFQVLLKPSPDNIQELYLDSLRMLGFDLLVHDIRFVEDNWESPTLGAWGLGWEVWLNGMEVTQFTYFQQVGGLDCKPVSGEITYGLERLAMYLQNVESVYDLVWARGPQGVVTYGHVYHQNEVEQSRYNFEEADTAWLFSAFDQHEKECLRLLEKALPLPAYEQILKASHTFNLLDARHAISVTERQRFILRVRTLAREVAQAYYQARETLGFPMLSATKETH
- a CDS encoding ComF family protein, with protein sequence MDGRTIITAWIKRLKTHCYWPGHCVFCGQTSDTARDCCAACAQDLPLLQNACTACALPLNGPFASGVLCGACQKKHPIFDSAHAAWIYEEPVRSAIHRFKYDKQLAMGRALSELWLQQCTSISYQNIDALIPVPLHHSRERPRGFNQAALIAYDLAKHWRLPVLRASCQRIKATTEQKDLSAKQRRSNVRGAFKIKGVIPKRVAIVDDVMTSGSTANELARVLKRAGAQHVEVWALARAVYVDK